In a genomic window of Mycolicibacterium neoaurum VKM Ac-1815D:
- a CDS encoding acyl-CoA dehydrogenase — translation MGHYLSNVRDVEFNLFEALNLDKVLATGEFGDLDGASVREMLAEAARLCEGPMAEAFAETDRQPPTFDPKTHTVSYPEPFKAALQAWQDGEWFRVGLHEAVGGMPAPAALTWAIAEFALGAQPAAYICHSGPVLSDIVYSLGNEQQKHWATLMAERNWGGTMVLTEPDAGSDVGAGRTKATQQPDGSWHLDGVKRFITNGDTGDIYENIVHAVLARPAGAGPGTKGLSLFFVPKFLFDPQTGEIGERNGVYVTGLEHKMGLKASATCELTFGQHGRPAVGWLVGDEHSGIAQMFKIIEYARMMVGTKAIATLSTGYLNALEYAKTRVQGADLTQMTDKTAPRVTILHHPDVRRSLLTQKAYAEGLRALYLYTAAHHDPVVAEIVSGADPDMAARINDLLLPIVKGFGSETAYRYLTDSLQTFGGSGYLQDYPIEQYIRDAKIDSLYEGTTAIQAQDFFFRKIARDQGAALTHLLGQVQSFLDREDARPELAEGRAALAAAVGHAQAMVGALIGYLVASQQEPRELYRVGLGSVPFLMAIGDLLIGWLLLEHAEIAATALESASDKDRAFYQGKIGAAEFFARHVLPRLSSDRAVIESVRLDTMELPEEAF, via the coding sequence ATGGGGCACTACCTTTCCAACGTTCGCGACGTCGAGTTCAACCTCTTCGAGGCGCTCAATCTCGACAAGGTGCTGGCGACCGGCGAGTTCGGCGACCTCGACGGTGCATCCGTGCGGGAGATGCTGGCCGAGGCCGCACGGCTGTGTGAGGGCCCGATGGCCGAGGCATTCGCCGAAACTGACCGTCAGCCACCGACTTTCGATCCCAAGACGCACACCGTGAGTTATCCGGAACCGTTCAAGGCTGCTCTGCAGGCCTGGCAGGACGGTGAGTGGTTCCGGGTTGGGCTCCACGAGGCCGTCGGCGGGATGCCCGCGCCGGCGGCCCTGACCTGGGCCATCGCCGAGTTCGCGCTCGGCGCCCAGCCCGCGGCCTACATCTGCCATTCCGGGCCGGTGCTGTCGGACATCGTCTACAGCCTGGGTAACGAGCAGCAGAAGCACTGGGCGACGCTGATGGCCGAGCGCAACTGGGGCGGCACCATGGTGTTGACCGAACCGGATGCCGGTTCCGATGTCGGCGCCGGCCGCACCAAGGCGACCCAGCAGCCCGATGGCAGTTGGCATCTGGACGGCGTCAAGCGGTTCATCACCAACGGCGACACCGGCGACATCTACGAGAACATCGTGCACGCGGTGCTGGCGCGGCCCGCGGGTGCAGGTCCTGGCACCAAGGGCCTTTCGCTGTTCTTCGTCCCGAAGTTCCTCTTCGATCCGCAGACCGGTGAGATCGGGGAGCGCAACGGGGTGTACGTGACCGGACTGGAACACAAGATGGGTCTCAAGGCCTCGGCGACCTGCGAGCTGACCTTCGGCCAGCACGGCCGTCCGGCCGTCGGATGGTTGGTCGGCGACGAGCACAGCGGAATCGCGCAGATGTTCAAGATCATCGAGTATGCGCGGATGATGGTCGGCACCAAGGCGATCGCGACCCTGTCGACCGGTTATCTGAATGCCCTGGAGTACGCCAAGACTCGTGTGCAGGGTGCCGATCTGACGCAGATGACCGACAAGACCGCACCGCGGGTGACGATCCTGCACCACCCCGACGTACGGCGATCTCTGTTGACGCAGAAGGCCTATGCCGAGGGTCTGCGTGCGCTGTATCTCTACACCGCGGCGCACCACGACCCCGTGGTTGCCGAGATCGTCTCCGGCGCCGATCCCGACATGGCGGCTCGGATCAACGATCTGCTGCTACCGATCGTCAAGGGTTTCGGTTCGGAGACGGCCTACCGCTACCTGACCGATTCGTTGCAGACCTTCGGCGGATCGGGCTATCTGCAGGACTATCCGATCGAGCAGTACATCCGCGACGCCAAGATCGACTCGCTGTACGAGGGCACCACAGCGATCCAGGCGCAGGACTTCTTCTTCCGCAAGATCGCCCGCGATCAGGGTGCGGCGCTGACCCATCTGCTGGGGCAGGTGCAGTCCTTCCTGGATCGCGAGGATGCCCGCCCGGAACTGGCCGAGGGGCGCGCGGCGCTGGCGGCGGCGGTCGGCCACGCGCAGGCCATGGTGGGCGCGCTCATCGGGTATCTTGTTGCCTCCCAACAGGAGCCGCGTGAGCTTTACCGCGTGGGCTTGGGTTCGGTGCCGTTCCTGATGGCCATCGGTGACCTGCTGATCGGCTGGTTGCTGTTGGAGCACGCCGAAATCGCAGCCACCGCACTGGAGTCGGCGTCGGATAAGGACCGGGCGTTCTACCAGGGCAAGATCGGGGCCGCCGAGTTCTTCGCCAGACACGTTCTGCCGCGACTGAGTTCGGATCGCGCCGTCATCGAGTCGGTGCGACTGGACACCATGGAGTTGCCCGAAGAGGCGTTCTAA
- a CDS encoding aldehyde dehydrogenase, protein MTQTAFKTTWDKLFIGGQWVEPSTAEVIEVYSPATEQKVGQVPMAAKADVDAACEAARKAFDEGPWPRMSPKEREAVLAKAVELIEARAEEFKHLLKLETGQPPTIVDMMQFGAAMSTLQFYASGADKFSWQEIRDGLYGQTLVLKEPVGVVGAVVAWNVPFFLAANKLGPALLAGCTIVLKPAAETPLTTNLMAEVFAEAGLPEGVLSVVPGGVETGRALTDNPALDKYTFTGSSAVGKEIGKIAAEKLKPCTLELGGKSAAIILEDADLDSTLPMLIFSGLMNSGQACVGQTRILAPRSRYDEVVEKVAAAAAGMQAGQPDDPASMVGPLISEKQRERVEGYIKKGLDEGARLVTGGGRPEGLDTGWFVQPTVFADVDNSMTIAQEEIFGPVLVVIPYEDEADAVRIANDSVYGLAGSVYTTDFAKAVEIAKQIRTGTYGINMYAFDAGAPFGGYKNSGVGRECGPEGIAGYCESKSVLLPFGYTPE, encoded by the coding sequence ATGACACAGACGGCGTTCAAGACAACGTGGGACAAGCTGTTCATCGGAGGCCAGTGGGTCGAACCGTCGACCGCCGAGGTCATCGAGGTCTACTCGCCCGCCACCGAACAGAAGGTGGGCCAGGTTCCGATGGCCGCCAAGGCGGATGTCGATGCCGCCTGCGAGGCCGCGCGCAAGGCGTTCGACGAGGGCCCGTGGCCCCGGATGTCGCCCAAGGAGCGCGAGGCCGTCCTGGCCAAGGCGGTGGAACTGATCGAGGCGCGCGCCGAGGAGTTCAAGCACCTGCTCAAGCTGGAGACCGGTCAGCCGCCGACCATCGTGGACATGATGCAGTTCGGCGCGGCGATGTCGACGCTGCAGTTCTACGCCTCCGGCGCCGACAAGTTCTCCTGGCAGGAGATCCGCGACGGGTTGTACGGCCAGACGCTGGTGCTCAAGGAGCCCGTCGGGGTCGTCGGCGCGGTCGTCGCCTGGAACGTGCCGTTCTTCCTGGCCGCCAACAAGCTGGGCCCGGCACTGCTGGCCGGCTGCACCATCGTGCTCAAGCCCGCCGCCGAGACGCCGCTGACCACGAACCTGATGGCCGAGGTGTTCGCCGAGGCCGGGCTGCCCGAGGGTGTGCTCTCGGTGGTGCCCGGTGGTGTCGAGACCGGCCGCGCGCTGACCGACAATCCGGCACTGGACAAGTACACCTTCACCGGCTCCAGCGCCGTCGGCAAGGAGATCGGCAAGATCGCCGCCGAGAAGCTCAAGCCGTGCACGCTGGAACTGGGCGGCAAGTCCGCGGCGATCATCCTCGAAGACGCCGACCTGGACTCGACGCTGCCCATGCTGATCTTCTCCGGGCTGATGAACTCCGGGCAGGCGTGTGTGGGCCAGACCCGCATCCTGGCCCCGCGCTCGCGTTATGACGAGGTCGTCGAGAAGGTCGCCGCCGCGGCGGCAGGCATGCAGGCCGGCCAGCCGGACGACCCGGCCTCCATGGTGGGCCCGCTGATCTCGGAGAAGCAGCGTGAGCGCGTCGAGGGGTACATCAAGAAGGGTCTCGACGAGGGCGCCCGGCTGGTCACCGGTGGCGGCCGACCCGAGGGCCTGGACACCGGCTGGTTCGTCCAGCCCACCGTGTTCGCCGATGTCGACAACTCGATGACAATCGCCCAGGAGGAGATCTTCGGACCGGTCCTGGTGGTGATCCCCTACGAGGACGAGGCCGACGCCGTACGCATCGCCAACGACTCGGTGTACGGGCTGGCCGGATCGGTGTACACCACCGATTTCGCCAAGGCCGTCGAGATCGCCAAGCAGATCCGCACCGGTACCTACGGAATCAACATGTACGCCTTCGACGCCGGAGCCCCGTTCGGCGGCTACAAGAACTCCGGTGTGGGACGCGAGTGTGGTCCCGAGGGCATCGCCGGCTACTGCGAGTCCAAGAGCGTGCTGCTGCCGTTCGGGTACACCCCGGAGTAG
- a CDS encoding class I SAM-dependent methyltransferase translates to MPPTSLFARRATLRRSVGLLSSFRFEQSDPARFYGALADDTVDMVTDLWTGLTASTAAGRTVIDVGGGPGYFASAFTAAGMAYIGVEPDPGEMHAGPAGTPGGAGTFVRASGTALPFADASVDICLSSNVAEHVAQPWRLGNEMLRVTRPGGLVVLSYTVWLGPFGGHEMGLTHYLGGARAADRYARRHGHRPKNDYGSSLFAVSAADGLRWGRSTGALVAAFPRYHPRWAWWMTEVPGFREFTVSNLVLVLQP, encoded by the coding sequence GTGCCGCCCACCTCCCTTTTCGCCCGTCGGGCCACTCTGCGGCGCTCCGTCGGGCTGCTGAGCTCGTTTCGGTTCGAACAGTCCGACCCGGCACGCTTCTACGGGGCGCTGGCCGATGACACGGTGGACATGGTCACCGATCTGTGGACGGGCCTGACCGCCTCCACCGCCGCCGGCCGCACCGTCATCGACGTCGGTGGGGGCCCTGGTTACTTCGCATCGGCGTTCACCGCGGCCGGGATGGCCTATATCGGCGTCGAACCAGACCCCGGCGAGATGCATGCCGGTCCCGCCGGGACACCGGGCGGCGCGGGGACCTTCGTGCGGGCCTCGGGAACCGCGCTGCCCTTCGCCGACGCCAGCGTCGACATCTGCCTGTCCTCCAATGTCGCCGAACACGTCGCGCAACCGTGGCGGCTCGGCAACGAGATGCTGCGCGTCACCAGGCCCGGTGGGTTGGTGGTGCTGTCCTACACGGTGTGGCTCGGGCCGTTCGGCGGGCACGAGATGGGCCTGACGCACTATCTGGGCGGAGCGCGGGCCGCCGACCGATATGCCCGCAGGCACGGACATCGGCCGAAAAACGACTACGGATCGTCGTTGTTCGCGGTCTCGGCGGCAGACGGGTTGCGCTGGGGCCGCTCAACCGGCGCGCTGGTGGCCGCATTTCCCCGCTACCACCCACGATGGGCGTGGTGGATGACCGAGGTACCAGGGTTTCGGGAGTTCACGGTGAGCAATCTGGTGCTGGTGCTACAGCCCTGA
- a CDS encoding glycosyltransferase family 4 protein, with product MTSGSVHAPVQRVLLLCWRDTGHPQGGGSEAYLQRIGSQLAAAGIEVTLRTARYPGSARRDVIDGVTVSRGGGPYSVYIWAGLSMVAARIGLGPLRRTRPDVVVDTQNGIPFLARLAYGKRSVLLVHHCHREQWPVAGERTGRFGWFVESRLSPRLHRRNQYVTVSLPSARELTELGVTPDRIAVVRNGLDEAPAATLSAPRSVTPRVAVLSRLVPHKQIEDALDAVAALRADIPDLHLDIVGGGWWKQRLVEHAAALGITDHVTFHGHIDDAAKHAVVQQCWVHLMPSRKEGWGLAVIEAAQHGVPTIGYRASGGLTDSIVDGVTGLLVDGPDELADGLRRLLSDRVLREELGAKARIRSAEFSWALSADSMRTVLQEVAGGRRVSGVV from the coding sequence ATGACTTCAGGCTCGGTACACGCCCCCGTGCAGCGCGTCCTGCTGCTGTGCTGGCGCGATACCGGCCACCCGCAGGGCGGCGGTAGCGAGGCCTATCTGCAGCGCATCGGCAGCCAGCTGGCCGCCGCCGGTATCGAGGTCACCCTGCGCACCGCGCGCTACCCCGGGTCGGCGCGCCGCGACGTGATCGACGGCGTCACCGTCAGCCGCGGCGGAGGCCCCTATTCGGTCTACATATGGGCCGGGCTGTCGATGGTCGCGGCACGGATCGGCCTCGGCCCGTTGCGCCGGACCCGTCCCGATGTGGTCGTCGACACCCAGAACGGTATTCCGTTCCTGGCCAGGCTGGCCTATGGGAAACGCTCGGTGCTTTTGGTGCATCATTGCCACCGCGAGCAGTGGCCAGTGGCCGGCGAACGGACCGGTCGATTCGGGTGGTTCGTCGAATCCCGGTTGTCGCCGCGGCTGCACCGACGCAATCAGTACGTGACGGTGTCGTTGCCCTCGGCGCGCGAACTCACCGAGCTCGGTGTCACACCGGATCGGATCGCGGTGGTGCGCAACGGGCTCGACGAGGCGCCCGCGGCCACCCTCAGCGCGCCACGATCGGTGACACCGCGGGTCGCGGTGCTGTCACGGCTGGTGCCGCACAAGCAGATAGAGGATGCGCTCGACGCCGTCGCCGCGCTCCGCGCCGATATCCCGGATCTGCACCTGGACATCGTCGGCGGTGGGTGGTGGAAGCAACGGTTGGTCGAACACGCCGCCGCGCTCGGCATCACCGACCACGTCACCTTCCACGGGCATATCGATGACGCCGCCAAACATGCTGTGGTGCAGCAGTGTTGGGTGCACCTGATGCCCTCGCGCAAAGAGGGCTGGGGGCTGGCGGTCATCGAGGCCGCTCAGCACGGGGTGCCGACCATCGGCTACCGCGCCTCGGGTGGGCTCACCGACTCGATTGTCGACGGGGTGACCGGTTTGTTGGTCGACGGGCCCGACGAATTGGCCGACGGCCTGCGCAGGCTGCTGTCCGACCGGGTGCTGCGCGAGGAACTCGGGGCCAAGGCGCGCATCCGCAGCGCGGAGTTCTCCTGGGCGCTCAGCGCCGATTCCATGCGCACGGTGCTCCAGGAGGTTGCCGGCGGCCGCCGCGTCAGCGGCGTCGTCTGA
- a CDS encoding DUF3068 domain-containing protein: MNRAVALRFAACGLLGLGAALLIAALLLSTYTHGKIAKIPLNLDADLVSEGTATALDPASLSSPERFVINQDVPVALQQQLSVEAPANADVVTLQVGSSLRRTDQQQDKGLLLAMVDTVTLDRITAEAVSSDTNPGGAVQKPRTIEDDAPPTNIALPHEGLSYRFPFGTEKKTYPYFDPIAQKAFDANYDGEEDVNGLTTYRFTQNIGYDADGKLADPLKYSSLYDNDEDSEVTARASLWGVEAENPEDPITMNRYYAAKRTFWVDPITGTIVRAEDHGFHYYSRDALRPEVTFAEFDVTSTEKTVESQVAAARDEADHLALWTRILPITFTALGLVTLVGGALLGSFALRAESALIDPGLDGSDRGFFGRRDDESGPMPAAEAQTEKIPTRRPTDLPPDRPV; encoded by the coding sequence TTGAACCGAGCAGTGGCCCTGCGCTTTGCCGCATGTGGACTTCTTGGGCTGGGCGCTGCCCTGCTCATAGCGGCATTGCTGCTATCCACCTACACCCACGGCAAGATCGCCAAGATTCCGCTGAATCTGGACGCCGACCTCGTCAGCGAGGGCACGGCCACGGCGCTGGATCCGGCGTCGCTGTCCTCGCCGGAACGTTTCGTGATCAACCAGGACGTGCCGGTCGCGCTGCAGCAGCAGCTGTCGGTCGAGGCGCCGGCCAACGCCGATGTCGTGACCCTGCAGGTCGGCAGCTCGCTGCGCCGCACCGATCAGCAGCAGGACAAGGGTTTGCTGCTGGCGATGGTCGACACCGTGACGCTGGATCGCATCACCGCTGAAGCGGTGTCCAGTGACACCAACCCGGGCGGTGCGGTGCAGAAGCCGCGCACCATCGAGGACGATGCGCCGCCCACCAACATCGCGCTGCCGCACGAGGGGTTGTCCTATCGCTTCCCGTTCGGCACCGAAAAGAAGACCTACCCCTACTTCGATCCGATCGCGCAGAAGGCTTTCGACGCCAACTACGACGGCGAAGAAGATGTCAACGGGCTTACCACCTACCGGTTCACCCAGAACATCGGCTATGACGCCGACGGCAAGCTCGCCGACCCGCTCAAGTACTCCTCGCTCTACGACAACGACGAGGACTCCGAGGTGACCGCGCGGGCGTCCCTGTGGGGCGTCGAGGCCGAGAATCCCGAAGACCCGATCACGATGAACCGCTATTACGCGGCCAAGCGGACCTTCTGGGTCGACCCGATCACCGGCACGATCGTCCGCGCCGAAGATCACGGCTTCCACTACTACTCGCGCGATGCGCTGCGGCCCGAGGTGACCTTCGCCGAGTTCGACGTGACCTCCACCGAGAAGACCGTCGAGTCACAGGTTGCGGCCGCCCGCGACGAGGCCGATCACCTGGCGCTGTGGACCAGGATCCTGCCGATCACCTTCACCGCGCTCGGCCTGGTGACCTTGGTGGGCGGGGCGTTGTTGGGATCGTTCGCGCTGCGCGCCGAGTCGGCCCTGATCGACCCGGGCCTGGACGGCTCGGACCGCGGGTTCTTCGGCCGCCGCGATGACGAGTCCGGGCCCATGCCCGCGGCCGAAGCGCAGACCGAGAAGATCCCGACCCGGCGGCCTACCGACCTGCCGCCGGACCGACCGGTCTGA
- a CDS encoding acyltransferase family protein, protein MTVQRASAIDGDRAPAGRPSTSGGTRSFLPAVEGMRACAAIGVVITHVAFQTGHTGGVSGRLLGRFDLAVAVFFALSGFLLWRGHAAAARGLRHRPPTGHYLRSRLVRIMPGYLVAVIVILALMPDTNANLTVWLANLTLTQIYVPLTLTSGLTQMWSLAVEVSFYLALPFLAMLARRLPVSARIPAVLGVAAVSLAWGLIPFDPPYGVNPLNWPPAFFSWFAAGIVLAELSVSPVGRLHRLARRPWVMAGIAAVAFVVAASPLAGPEGLTPGTVGQFVVKISMGAIVAGALLAPLVLDAPDTEHRILGSAVMVTMGRWSYGLFVWHLAALAMVFPIMGYFPFNGHMPVVLVLTLIFGFAIAAVSYALVESPCREALRRWENRHHRAAPLDSAVSDTGGQ, encoded by the coding sequence ATGACTGTCCAGCGAGCCTCGGCGATCGACGGTGATCGCGCACCGGCCGGCCGACCGTCGACCTCCGGTGGCACCCGCAGCTTCCTGCCCGCCGTCGAGGGCATGCGAGCCTGCGCGGCAATCGGCGTCGTCATCACCCATGTCGCGTTCCAGACCGGGCACACCGGCGGGGTGTCGGGCCGACTGCTCGGCCGCTTCGATCTGGCCGTCGCCGTGTTTTTCGCGCTGTCCGGTTTCCTGCTGTGGCGCGGGCACGCCGCCGCGGCCCGGGGGCTGCGCCACCGTCCCCCGACGGGGCACTATCTGCGCTCCCGGCTGGTGCGCATCATGCCGGGCTATCTGGTGGCTGTCATCGTCATCCTCGCCCTGATGCCGGACACAAACGCCAACCTGACGGTCTGGCTGGCGAACCTGACGCTCACCCAGATCTACGTTCCGTTGACACTCACGTCGGGGTTGACCCAGATGTGGAGCCTGGCGGTGGAGGTGAGCTTCTACCTGGCCCTGCCGTTCCTGGCGATGCTGGCCCGACGGCTCCCGGTGTCGGCGCGCATCCCGGCGGTGCTCGGCGTCGCCGCCGTGAGCCTCGCGTGGGGGCTGATCCCGTTCGATCCGCCGTACGGTGTCAACCCCCTGAACTGGCCGCCGGCGTTCTTCTCCTGGTTCGCGGCGGGCATCGTGCTGGCCGAACTCTCGGTGAGCCCGGTGGGGCGGCTGCATCGATTGGCCCGCAGGCCGTGGGTGATGGCGGGTATCGCCGCGGTGGCATTCGTCGTGGCCGCCTCCCCGCTGGCCGGGCCCGAGGGCCTCACGCCGGGCACCGTGGGTCAGTTCGTCGTCAAGATCAGCATGGGCGCGATCGTGGCCGGCGCGCTGCTGGCCCCGTTGGTGCTCGATGCGCCCGACACCGAGCACCGGATTCTGGGCAGCGCGGTGATGGTGACGATGGGCCGGTGGTCCTACGGTTTGTTCGTCTGGCATCTGGCCGCGTTGGCGATGGTCTTCCCGATCATGGGTTATTTCCCGTTCAACGGGCACATGCCGGTGGTGCTGGTGCTGACGTTGATCTTCGGATTCGCCATCGCAGCGGTCAGCTATGCGCTGGTGGAATCACCGTGCCGGGAGGCGCTGCGGCGGTGGGAGAACCGCCACCATCGGGCTGCCCCCTTGGATAGCGCGGTATCCGACACAGGCGGTCAGTAG